One Diospyros lotus cultivar Yz01 chromosome 1, ASM1463336v1, whole genome shotgun sequence genomic window carries:
- the LOC127808396 gene encoding probable receptor-like serine/threonine-protein kinase At4g34500 yields the protein MREKNRRGGVVENGDVNGKNGEKKVLMMRETHGGDGNGIVNEKGDGFFDLMPANDLTPANDPMEAQRVMVIQDASKEVSLSALKWPLRGLCLKPGDMLALLSIVHEVKNPMGYKIRVDSSMFGANQRIVAQEIDRKKKEYRDNEELAEISQKYQMKQIVFKIKVDAGPSPKMVAYEAAKRIRATWVILDRKMEKDKKYFLEKIPSGISRITSNNSIEQLRGPKARAPTSSLCHSESSSHFTDEKFILEPILSENDTKPKTENLGTVAPDAIENQYDINSIDAQEKIPDQIPRLSGRTEDLTAPLDPEKSYDESSCESHDKIGWMREFSYEELQAATDGFSPENIVFEGGHAAVFRGELKDKLMIAIKENKDASSQGERKFNSEVQVLGKIRHENVVVLLGSCSEGNQRLLVYEYVGNGSLDQHLTESKPLTWGVRMTITLGVSRALNHLHANNIIHRDVTPNNILVTHDYEPLLGGFGIATTQHDSDQSLDHGVLGTFGYLAPEYAEAGIASNKTDIYSFGVVLLQLITGRSTKDKTLPEKSLVGWARALLKQKKYAEMADSRIFLDTHQFNWTVQLAEKCLSQDPENRPSMDEVVSTLENIMEGKTPWGQKKSYIQYEIQ from the exons ATGAGGGAGAAGAATAGGAGAGGTGGTGTGGTTGAGAATGGTGACGTTAACGGCAAGAATGGTGAGAAAAAAGTGTTGATGATGAGGGAGACACATGGCGGAGATGGTAACGGAATCGTCAATGAAAAAGGGGATGGATT CTTTGATCTCATGCCCGCAAATGATCTCACGCCCGCAAATGATCCAATGGAAGCTCAGCGAGTGATGGTGATCCAGGATGCATCAAAGGAAGTTAGTTTAAGTGCCCTCAAATGGCCCTTGAGAGGCTTATGCCTTAAACCCGGAGATATGCTCGCGCTCCTTTCCATTGTTCATGAGGTTAAAAATCCAA TGGGATACAAAATCAGAGTGGACAGCTCAATGTTTGGAGCAAATCAGAGAATTGTTGCTCAAGAGATAGacaggaagaagaaagaatatcGAGACAACGAGGAACTCGCCGAGATATCCCAGAAATATCAAATGAAACAG ATAGTGTTCAAGATAAAAGTGGATGCAGGACCTTCACCGAAGATGGTTGCTTATGAAGCAGCCAAGAGAATAAGGGCTACGTGGGTAATACTAGACAg gaaaatggagaaagataaaaaatactttCTAGAGAAGATCCCGAGTGGAATATCAAGGATCACAAGCAACAACAGCATTGAACAATTAAGAGGACCAAAAGCAAGAG CTCCAACTTCAAGCCTGTGCCACAGTGAATCAAGTTCTCATTTTACTGATGAGAAGTTCATCCTTGAGCCTATTTTATCAGAAAACGATACAAAACCAAAGACAGAAAATCTTGGAACAGTTGCTCCAGATGCCATTGAAAACCAATATGATATTAACTCGATTGATGCTCAAGAGAAAATTCCAGATCAAATACCAAGACTGAGTGGCCGCACTGAGGACTTGACAGCTCCACTGGACCCTGAAAAGTCATATGATGAATCCAGTTGTGAAAGCCATGACAAGATAGGATGGATGAGGGAATTCAGTTATGAAGAGCTGCAAGCTGCTACAGATGGATTCTCCCCAGAGAATATTGTCTTTGAAGGAGGACATGCTGCTGTCTTCAGAGGTGAGCTGAAAGATAAGTTGATGATAGCCATTAAGGAAAACAAAGATGCTAGTTCTCAAGGAGAAAGGAAATTCAACTCAGAAGTCCAAGTTCTTGGCAAAATAAGGCATGAGAATGTGGTCGTATTGTTAGGATCCTGTTCAGAAGGAAACCAAAGGTTGCTCGTATATGAGTATGTGGGCAATGGTTCACTAGATCAACATCTTACAG AGTCAAAACCTTTAACTTGGGGGGTGAGGATGACAATTACACTAGGAGTATCCAGAGCTTTAAACCATCTCCATGCCAACAACATAATCCACAGAGATGTAACACCAAACAATATTTTGGTGACTCATGACTATGAACCATTG CTTGGAGGTTTTGGCATTGCAACAACACAGCATGACTCAGATCAATCCTTGGACCACGGGGTCTTGGGGACCTTTGGATACTTGGCACCAGAATATGCAGAGGCTGGGATAGCATCAAACAAGACAGACATCTACTCCTTTGGTGTGGTCTTATTACAGCTCATCACTGGTCGCAGTACTAAGGACAAGACACTTCCAGAGAAAAGCCTAGTTGGATGG gCTAGAGCACTTCTGAAACAAAAGAAGTATGCTGAGATGGCTGATTCAAGAATTTTCCTTGACACTCACCAGTTCAATTGGACAGTTCAACTAGCAGAGAAATGTCTATCCCAGGATCCTGAGAATAGGCCATCCATGGATGAG GTGGTCTCAACACTAGAAAACATAATGGAAGGGAAAACACCCTGGGGACAGAAAAAATCCTACATCCAATATGAGATACAGTGA